The Lewinellaceae bacterium genome has a segment encoding these proteins:
- the rpmJ gene encoding 50S ribosomal protein L36 — MKVKTSIKKRSVDCKIVRRKGKLYVINKKNPKFKQRQG; from the coding sequence ATGAAAGTTAAAACATCTATTAAAAAGCGTTCAGTAGATTGCAAGATTGTGAGGAGAAAAGGCAAATTGTACGTAATTAATAAGAAGAATCCGAAATTTAAACAACGTCAGGGATAA
- the infA gene encoding translation initiation factor IF-1, whose amino-acid sequence MAKKNLIKQDGIIEEALSNAMFRVRLENDHKIVATISGKMRMHYIRILPGDKVAVEMSPYDLSRGRIVYRYK is encoded by the coding sequence ATGGCAAAAAAGAACCTGATTAAACAGGATGGTATTATTGAAGAAGCATTGTCTAATGCAATGTTTCGGGTAAGGTTAGAAAACGATCATAAAATTGTCGCAACGATCTCCGGAAAAATGAGGATGCACTACATTCGTATTTTACCGGGAGATAAAGTAGCAGTGGAAATGTCACCTTATGATCTGTCCAGAGGAAGAATAGTATATAGATACAAATAA
- the map gene encoding type I methionyl aminopeptidase, whose translation MIIYKTDDEIELIRESCLLVSKTLALVGSMIKPGMSGAQIDKAAEELILDHGAVPGFKGYGGFPATLCVSPNEQVVHGIPGKDQVFKDGDIVSVDCGVIMNGFYGDAAYTFALGDVSEEVMKLLEVTNTSLYKGIEQAVVGNRLGDVSFAVQYYAEKEHGYGIVRELVGHGVGRNLHEAPEVPNYGRRGRGVKLQEGLVIAIEPMVNLGDKRVATSKDGWTVYARDKKPSAHFEHTIAIRKDKADILSDHSIVEQAIRKNDNVKEVKIDFEFV comes from the coding sequence ATGATCATATATAAAACGGACGATGAGATTGAGTTGATAAGAGAGAGTTGTTTACTGGTAAGTAAAACACTGGCTCTTGTGGGGAGTATGATCAAACCGGGTATGAGTGGGGCCCAAATTGATAAAGCAGCTGAAGAATTAATCCTTGATCACGGTGCAGTACCAGGTTTTAAAGGATACGGAGGTTTTCCGGCTACCTTATGTGTTTCTCCAAATGAACAGGTTGTTCATGGAATTCCTGGTAAAGATCAGGTTTTTAAAGACGGGGACATTGTGTCCGTTGATTGCGGAGTAATCATGAATGGTTTTTATGGAGATGCTGCCTATACCTTTGCTTTAGGGGATGTTTCCGAGGAGGTGATGAAATTGTTGGAAGTAACGAACACTTCACTTTATAAAGGCATTGAACAGGCCGTTGTTGGCAACAGGCTCGGAGATGTAAGTTTCGCCGTTCAGTATTATGCTGAAAAAGAGCATGGTTATGGAATCGTGCGTGAGCTCGTAGGGCATGGAGTAGGAAGAAATTTACACGAAGCTCCTGAAGTGCCGAATTATGGCAGGAGAGGAAGAGGGGTCAAGTTGCAGGAAGGATTAGTGATTGCCATCGAACCCATGGTGAACCTGGGTGACAAAAGAGTTGCCACTTCAAAAGACGGATGGACGGTTTATGCCAGGGACAAAAAACCTTCGGCGCATTTTGAACATACGATTGCCATTCGTAAAGATAAGGCAGATATTTTGTCAGACCATTCGATTGTGGAGCAAGCTATTCGCAAAAATGACAATGTAAAAGAAGTAAAGATTGACTTTGAATTTGTTTAA
- the secY gene encoding preprotein translocase subunit SecY, protein MKKLIETLKNIWKIKELRNRILFTLGMLLVYRFGAYVVLPGVDPQILEKALKSSSGPNDLLGLINLFTGGAFNQAAIFALGIMPYITASIIIQLMGFAVPYFQKLQQKEGESGRKKLTQITRLLTVVITLLQGGGYLAYVKSMGAVDPSIPDFIFWASNIIILATGVIFAMWLGERITDRGIGNGVSLLITVGIIARLPKMMAAEFLLRTDQGSLLIFVFEIAALLLAVMATVLIVTGVRKIPIQFAKRMVGRGANAMPVAGARDYIPLKVNAAGVMPIIFAQALMFLPGTIIKALSGADSTLASSYWVRSLNDFTSGPYNFIYFFLVVIFTYVYTALMVNPTQYADYLKRQNAFIPGVKPGKSTADFIDSVTSRITLPGSIFLALIAIMPAFARAFGINAGFAAFFGGTSILILVGVVLDTLQQIESHLLMRRYDGLVKSGKLQGRSSRLQGIGAGM, encoded by the coding sequence ATGAAAAAGCTAATCGAGACGCTTAAAAATATTTGGAAGATTAAAGAATTGAGAAACCGCATTCTCTTTACATTGGGAATGCTTTTGGTTTATCGGTTCGGGGCCTATGTTGTTTTGCCCGGGGTGGATCCTCAAATTTTGGAGAAAGCCTTAAAAAGTTCTTCGGGTCCAAACGATTTATTGGGGTTGATCAACCTTTTTACCGGTGGCGCTTTTAATCAGGCTGCCATTTTTGCGTTAGGTATCATGCCTTATATTACAGCTTCTATCATTATTCAGTTGATGGGATTTGCTGTACCTTATTTCCAAAAATTACAGCAAAAAGAAGGAGAATCCGGTCGTAAAAAATTGACACAGATTACCCGACTTTTAACTGTTGTCATTACTCTGCTTCAAGGCGGAGGATATCTTGCTTATGTCAAATCCATGGGAGCTGTTGATCCATCTATTCCGGATTTCATCTTCTGGGCTTCTAATATTATTATTCTTGCTACAGGAGTTATCTTTGCGATGTGGCTTGGAGAACGTATTACAGACAGAGGTATTGGAAACGGGGTTTCTTTATTGATCACCGTTGGAATCATAGCCAGACTTCCTAAAATGATGGCTGCTGAATTCCTCCTGAGAACCGACCAGGGCAGTTTGTTGATCTTCGTTTTTGAGATCGCAGCCTTGTTGCTGGCCGTTATGGCAACGGTTCTTATCGTTACCGGGGTGCGTAAAATTCCTATCCAGTTTGCTAAACGAATGGTGGGCCGTGGTGCTAATGCCATGCCGGTAGCAGGAGCCAGGGATTATATTCCCTTGAAAGTCAATGCGGCCGGTGTTATGCCTATTATCTTTGCTCAGGCATTGATGTTCCTGCCCGGAACAATTATCAAGGCATTGTCCGGAGCAGATAGCACATTGGCTTCTAGTTATTGGGTGCGTTCACTTAATGATTTTACCTCAGGACCTTATAATTTTATCTATTTTTTCCTGGTGGTAATTTTCACTTACGTATATACAGCTTTGATGGTGAACCCTACTCAATATGCGGATTACCTGAAACGTCAAAATGCTTTTATTCCCGGGGTAAAACCTGGAAAATCTACTGCAGACTTTATTGACTCTGTTACCAGTAGAATAACCTTACCTGGTTCTATTTTTCTTGCACTTATCGCCATTATGCCTGCTTTTGCTCGTGCTTTTGGAATCAATGCAGGATTTGCAGCTTTCTTCGGTGGTACTTCTATTCTTATCCTCGTTGGGGTGGTATTAGATACTTTACAGCAAATAGAAAGTCATTTGTTGATGCGTCGTTATGACGGATTGGTAAAATCAGGAAAACTCCAGGGCCGTAGTAGCCGCCTTCAGGGTATTGGAGCCGGTATGTAA
- the rplO gene encoding 50S ribosomal protein L15, with protein sequence MELHNLKPAEGSVKKGKRIARGQGSGHGGTATRGHKGAKSRSGYSRKRGHEGGQMPLQMRVPKRGFKNPNRVEYVAFSLARLQEMADVLKTDTIDVNTLIAQGVIRKNDLVKILGDGELKSRINVSVHACSASAKQAVETAGGSVNLV encoded by the coding sequence ATGGAACTGCATAATTTAAAACCTGCTGAGGGTTCGGTAAAAAAAGGCAAAAGAATAGCCAGAGGACAAGGATCAGGACATGGTGGTACTGCTACCCGTGGTCATAAAGGAGCCAAGTCCAGGTCAGGTTACAGCCGTAAACGTGGTCATGAAGGGGGACAAATGCCGCTTCAGATGCGTGTGCCAAAACGTGGCTTTAAGAATCCTAACCGGGTTGAATACGTAGCATTCAGTTTGGCAAGGTTGCAGGAGATGGCTGATGTGTTGAAGACTGACACCATCGATGTAAATACACTTATCGCTCAGGGAGTGATTCGTAAAAATGACCTGGTCAAAATCCTGGGTGACGGAGAACTGAAATCAAGGATCAATGTTTCTGTTCATGCTTGTTCTGCCAGTGCAAAGCAGGCTGTTGAAACAGCAGGTGGAAGTGTAAATCTCGTTTAA
- the rpmD gene encoding 50S ribosomal protein L30: protein MSKVKITQVKSTIDRSKRQKATLIALGIKKISGSAVHEVTPQIKGMIDKVNHLVKVEEVK from the coding sequence ATGAGTAAGGTTAAAATAACACAGGTGAAAAGCACCATTGATCGGTCTAAGCGCCAAAAGGCAACTTTGATTGCTCTGGGTATCAAAAAGATTAGTGGAAGTGCTGTTCATGAAGTTACGCCTCAGATCAAAGGAATGATCGATAAAGTAAACCACCTTGTGAAAGTTGAGGAGGTAAAATAA
- the rpsE gene encoding 30S ribosomal protein S5 codes for MAKKDSNRDRDRVKPAETELKEKLVNLNRVAKVTKGGRTFSFAAIVVVGDGNGTVGHGLGKARDVSESIAKAVDDAKKNLIKVPLFNGTIPHEQKGKYGAGKVLIKPASSGTGVIAGGAMRAVLETAGVHNVLAKSQGSSNPHNVVKATIDALSKLRSPQTVAKQRNISMEKLFNG; via the coding sequence ATGGCAAAGAAAGACTCAAACAGAGATAGAGACAGAGTTAAACCGGCTGAAACAGAACTCAAGGAAAAATTGGTTAACCTCAACAGGGTAGCCAAAGTAACCAAAGGGGGACGTACTTTTAGCTTTGCTGCAATTGTTGTGGTGGGTGATGGTAACGGAACGGTAGGACATGGACTGGGCAAGGCCCGTGATGTGTCTGAATCTATTGCAAAGGCGGTAGATGATGCAAAAAAGAACCTGATCAAAGTGCCTCTTTTCAACGGAACCATTCCTCACGAACAAAAAGGAAAATATGGTGCTGGAAAAGTGTTGATCAAGCCAGCTTCCAGTGGTACCGGAGTAATTGCCGGTGGTGCGATGCGTGCTGTATTGGAAACTGCAGGAGTTCACAACGTTTTGGCAAAATCACAGGGTTCTTCAAATCCACACAACGTGGTTAAAGCAACTATCGATGCTTTGTCAAAATTGAGAAGCCCGCAGACGGTGGCGAAACAACGTAATATCTCCATGGAGAAATTATTCAACGGTTAA
- the rplR gene encoding 50S ribosomal protein L18 gives MQFSKENRRRKIQYRIRKKVKGTAQRPRLNVFRSNNEIYCQLIDDVKGNTLAAASSRDKGVESEGTKTQQAAKVGKLIGERALAINIDSAVFDRGGYLYHGRVKALADAAREAGLKL, from the coding sequence ATGCAATTTTCAAAAGAAAATAGAAGACGCAAGATTCAATACAGAATCCGTAAGAAAGTCAAAGGTACGGCACAGCGCCCTCGTTTGAATGTCTTCAGAAGCAATAATGAGATTTACTGCCAGCTTATTGATGATGTCAAAGGCAATACTTTGGCCGCTGCTTCTTCCCGTGATAAAGGGGTGGAAAGTGAAGGAACAAAAACACAACAGGCAGCTAAAGTCGGTAAACTTATCGGCGAACGTGCCCTGGCAATAAATATCGATTCGGCTGTTTTTGACAGAGGGGGTTACCTCTACCACGGAAGAGTAAAAGCACTTGCTGATGCTGCTCGTGAAGCCGGATTAAAATTATAA
- the rplF gene encoding 50S ribosomal protein L6, protein MSRIGKSPITLTSGVEINVSKGNLVTVKGPKGELTQQVDPDLTINIEDGEVTVVRPTDSKRHRSVHGLYRSLLYNMVEGVSNGFVKQLEVVGVGYRASNMGQMLELSVGYSHPIYFVIPDEVNVEAVMEKGKNPIIKLESSDKQLLGQIAAKIRAFRKPEPYKGKGIKFVGEDLRRKQGKTAGK, encoded by the coding sequence ATGTCAAGGATAGGAAAATCACCAATTACGCTTACGAGCGGTGTTGAAATAAACGTCAGCAAAGGAAATTTAGTTACTGTAAAAGGACCCAAAGGGGAATTGACACAGCAAGTAGATCCTGATCTGACGATAAATATTGAAGACGGAGAAGTGACTGTTGTACGTCCGACAGATTCCAAGCGCCATCGTTCCGTTCACGGGTTGTATCGCTCTTTGTTGTACAACATGGTAGAAGGGGTGTCTAATGGGTTTGTTAAACAACTCGAAGTGGTGGGCGTCGGTTACCGTGCCAGCAATATGGGCCAGATGCTCGAATTGTCAGTAGGATATTCTCACCCTATTTATTTCGTGATTCCAGATGAAGTTAATGTGGAAGCCGTAATGGAAAAAGGTAAGAACCCGATCATTAAGCTGGAAAGTTCTGATAAACAACTGTTGGGTCAGATTGCCGCCAAGATCCGGGCGTTCCGTAAACCTGAGCCTTACAAAGGAAAGGGTATTAAGTTTGTCGGCGAAGACCTCAGACGTAAGCAAGGTAAAACGGCCGGTAAATAA
- the rpsH gene encoding 30S ribosomal protein S8 has translation MAATDPIADYLTRIRNAQMAGHKIVEIPSSNVKKHMTEILYDQGYILKYKFEDGVGKGKQGVIKIAIKYDPVTKAPAIKKMIRVSKPGLRQYVGVDNLPRVINGLGIAIISSSHGLVTDKQAKKENVGGEVLCYIY, from the coding sequence ATGGCTGCAACAGATCCGATAGCAGATTATTTGACCCGCATTCGTAATGCACAAATGGCAGGTCACAAAATTGTGGAAATTCCTTCTTCCAATGTTAAGAAACATATGACGGAAATCCTTTATGATCAGGGATATATCCTCAAGTACAAGTTCGAAGACGGAGTAGGAAAAGGAAAGCAAGGCGTCATCAAAATCGCCATTAAATACGATCCTGTCACCAAAGCACCTGCAATCAAAAAAATGATTCGTGTGAGTAAGCCGGGATTACGCCAATATGTAGGCGTTGATAATTTACCAAGGGTTATCAATGGCCTTGGAATTGCAATAATTTCCAGTTCTCATGGTTTGGTGACTGACAAACAGGCCAAGAAAGAGAATGTTGGAGGCGAAGTGCTTTGTTATATTTACTAA
- the rpsN gene encoding 30S ribosomal protein S14: MARKSLIARENKRQRMVAKYADLRKQLKEEGRWDELDKLPRNSAPIRLHNRCQLTGRPKGYMRDFGLCRVKFRQMALEGKLPGVTKASW, encoded by the coding sequence ATGGCCAGAAAGTCACTTATTGCTAGAGAAAATAAAAGACAGCGTATGGTTGCTAAATATGCCGACCTGCGCAAACAGTTAAAAGAAGAAGGACGTTGGGACGAACTGGATAAATTACCCCGTAATTCCGCTCCTATTCGTTTGCACAACCGTTGCCAATTGACCGGTCGTCCTAAAGGGTACATGCGTGATTTTGGGCTGTGCCGTGTTAAGTTCCGTCAAATGGCCCTGGAAGGAAAACTTCCTGGTGTGACAAAAGCTAGTTGGTAA
- the rplE gene encoding 50S ribosomal protein L5 gives MPRLREKYSKEIVPVLMEQFQYKSIMEVPRLVKISLNQGVGEATQDKKLVDNALAEMSIIAGQKAVPTKAKKSISNFKLRDGMTIGARVTLRHNRMYEFLDRLVTVSLPRVRDFRGINDKSFDGRGNYSMGIKEQIVFPEIDIDKVNRITGMDITFVTTAKTDAEALALLKALGLPFKNQRN, from the coding sequence ATACCAAGATTAAGAGAAAAATATAGCAAAGAAATTGTCCCTGTTCTCATGGAGCAATTTCAGTATAAGTCTATTATGGAAGTGCCCAGACTGGTCAAGATAAGCCTTAACCAGGGAGTCGGTGAAGCTACACAAGACAAAAAACTTGTGGACAATGCCTTAGCAGAAATGAGCATCATCGCCGGACAGAAGGCAGTACCAACAAAAGCTAAAAAGTCGATTTCTAACTTTAAACTCAGAGATGGCATGACTATCGGTGCGCGTGTAACACTGCGTCACAACCGCATGTATGAGTTTTTAGACAGACTGGTTACCGTTTCGCTTCCTCGTGTTCGTGACTTTCGCGGAATCAACGATAAGAGTTTTGACGGTAGGGGGAACTATTCAATGGGAATCAAGGAACAAATCGTTTTTCCTGAGATTGACATTGATAAAGTAAACCGTATCACCGGTATGGACATTACTTTTGTTACTACGGCAAAAACAGATGCTGAAGCTTTGGCACTGTTGAAAGCTTTAGGATTGCCTTTCAAAAATCAAAGAAATTAA
- the rplX gene encoding 50S ribosomal protein L24, which translates to MKIKRGDKVVVIAGAYKDKSTPREVLEVFPSENKAIVDGVNIMTKHRKPSQDSPGGIEKIPAPIHLSNLMVVDPKSGDPTRVGRKREESGKIVRYSKKSGEIIK; encoded by the coding sequence TTGAAGATCAAACGAGGAGACAAAGTTGTCGTTATTGCAGGCGCTTATAAAGACAAAAGTACCCCCAGAGAGGTATTGGAGGTTTTTCCTTCTGAAAATAAGGCTATCGTAGATGGGGTCAATATTATGACCAAACACCGTAAACCATCACAAGATAGTCCGGGCGGTATTGAAAAAATACCCGCTCCTATTCATCTTTCTAACCTCATGGTGGTTGATCCCAAATCGGGTGACCCCACACGTGTTGGAAGAAAAAGAGAAGAAAGTGGTAAAATTGTACGTTATTCGAAAAAATCCGGGGAAATCATTAAGTAA
- the rplN gene encoding 50S ribosomal protein L14 — protein MIQQESRLKVADNSGAKEVLCIRVLGGSKRRYASVGDKIVVSVKSASPGGGIKKGTVTKAVVVRTKKEIRRKDGSYIRFDDNAVVILNAAEEPRGTRIFGPVARELREKDYMRIVSLAPEVL, from the coding sequence ATGATACAGCAAGAAAGCAGGCTCAAGGTAGCAGATAATAGTGGTGCAAAAGAAGTTCTTTGTATCCGTGTTTTGGGAGGCTCTAAACGTCGTTATGCCTCTGTTGGCGACAAAATTGTCGTTAGTGTAAAATCAGCTTCTCCGGGAGGAGGTATCAAAAAAGGAACTGTTACCAAAGCTGTTGTGGTACGCACTAAAAAAGAAATTCGTCGCAAAGATGGATCTTATATCCGATTTGATGACAACGCAGTGGTAATCCTTAACGCCGCTGAAGAACCAAGAGGTACCCGTATTTTTGGGCCTGTTGCAAGAGAGCTCAGAGAGAAAGATTACATGAGAATCGTTTCTTTGGCTCCTGAAGTATTGTAA
- the rpsQ gene encoding 30S ribosomal protein S17 yields MSERNLRKQRVGVVSSSKMDKTIAVTVERRLQHPIYGKFVKKTKKFIAHDENNECNEGDTVRIMETRPLSKFKRWRLVEIIERAK; encoded by the coding sequence ATGTCTGAAAGAAATCTTAGAAAGCAAAGAGTCGGGGTAGTTTCCAGTTCAAAAATGGACAAAACGATTGCTGTTACTGTTGAGCGTCGTCTGCAACACCCTATTTATGGCAAATTTGTAAAGAAGACCAAAAAATTCATCGCTCACGACGAGAATAACGAGTGTAATGAAGGGGATACTGTACGCATAATGGAAACACGTCCTCTTAGTAAATTCAAACGTTGGAGGTTGGTCGAAATAATTGAAAGAGCTAAATAA
- the rpmC gene encoding 50S ribosomal protein L29 — protein MATKKFLELKDFSDSDLASELDSTRAQYQKMKFDHALTGLENPLNLREVRRDIARLQTEIRRRELANATEAELAKRSKIIARRRKI, from the coding sequence ATGGCAACAAAGAAATTTTTAGAACTTAAGGATTTTTCAGACAGTGATTTGGCAAGCGAGCTCGATTCAACCCGTGCTCAATACCAAAAGATGAAATTTGACCATGCACTGACTGGTTTGGAAAATCCACTTAATTTGCGTGAAGTACGTAGAGATATAGCTCGTTTGCAAACTGAAATTCGCAGAAGAGAACTTGCAAATGCAACCGAAGCAGAATTGGCAAAACGGTCTAAAATAATAGCCAGAAGGCGTAAAATATAA
- the rplP gene encoding 50S ribosomal protein L16 gives MLQPKRTKYRKQQKGRNKGLAQRGSTVDFGTYGLKSLTRGHLTSRQIEAARIAMTRHMKREGKVWIRVFPDKPVTSKPLEVRMGKGKGALDHYIAPIKPGKIMFEIDGVPRDVAYEALRLAAQKLPVLTKTVVRPDFEG, from the coding sequence ATGTTACAGCCAAAAAGAACGAAATATCGCAAACAGCAGAAAGGGAGAAATAAGGGCCTGGCACAACGTGGAAGTACCGTTGACTTTGGAACTTATGGTCTTAAGTCCCTGACCAGAGGACATCTGACCAGCAGACAAATTGAGGCTGCTCGTATTGCTATGACGCGTCATATGAAAAGGGAAGGTAAGGTTTGGATCAGAGTTTTTCCGGACAAGCCAGTTACTTCCAAACCTCTCGAGGTACGTATGGGTAAGGGTAAAGGAGCCCTGGATCATTATATCGCCCCTATCAAACCCGGGAAAATAATGTTTGAAATTGACGGGGTACCTCGTGACGTAGCTTATGAAGCTTTGCGTCTGGCAGCCCAAAAATTACCAGTGCTTACCAAAACAGTTGTAAGACCTGATTTCGAAGGATAA
- the rpsC gene encoding 30S ribosomal protein S3, which produces MGQKTNPIGNRLGIIRGWDSNWFADKDYAEKVVQDEKIRNYLKARVQKGGIARIVIERTLKRITVTVHTSRPGIIIGKGGSEVDRIREELKKLTGHDIQINIIEIRKPELDANIVGESIAKQLEGRINYRRAIKMAIQSTMRAGAEGIKVRISGRLNGAEMARSEEFKDGRTPLHTFRADIDYALQEAQTIYGKLGIKVWICKGEVFGKRDLSPNAGLSAKDAGGSDAGGKRGPGTGRREGSGGGRRRGGSGAGGGGGRNQRRN; this is translated from the coding sequence ATGGGACAAAAGACAAATCCAATAGGTAACCGTCTTGGTATCATCAGAGGTTGGGATTCCAACTGGTTTGCTGACAAAGACTATGCTGAAAAAGTTGTGCAGGATGAAAAAATCCGCAATTACCTTAAAGCTCGTGTACAAAAAGGCGGTATCGCCCGTATTGTTATCGAACGTACGCTCAAACGTATTACAGTAACCGTTCACACTTCTCGCCCCGGTATTATCATCGGTAAAGGAGGTTCTGAGGTGGATCGTATCCGTGAAGAGCTTAAGAAATTGACCGGACATGACATTCAGATCAACATCATTGAGATCCGTAAGCCTGAACTTGATGCCAATATTGTTGGCGAGTCTATTGCTAAACAGCTGGAAGGTCGTATCAACTATCGTCGTGCTATCAAAATGGCTATTCAATCAACCATGCGTGCCGGAGCAGAAGGCATAAAAGTGCGTATCTCAGGTAGATTGAATGGAGCAGAGATGGCTCGTTCCGAAGAATTCAAAGACGGAAGAACGCCTTTGCATACTTTCAGAGCGGATATTGACTACGCGCTCCAGGAAGCTCAGACCATCTATGGAAAATTAGGGATCAAGGTTTGGATATGCAAAGGAGAAGTATTCGGAAAGCGTGACTTGTCTCCTAATGCAGGACTTTCAGCTAAAGATGCAGGAGGTAGCGATGCAGGCGGAAAACGTGGACCAGGTACTGGTAGAAGAGAAGGTTCCGGAGGCGGTCGCAGACGAGGTGGATCCGGTGCCGGTGGTGGTGGTGGAAGAAATCAAAGGAGGAATTAA
- the rplV gene encoding 50S ribosomal protein L22 — protein MEAVAKLKGVQMSARKMRLVVDLIRGKKAYDALDILRFTKKEAAVWLEKLLVSAISNWEHKLGGAESADDYDLVITSISADQGAMLKRFRPAPHGRAHRIRKHSCHVTIVVENRIPLADDVKTLSEIEDAVTVEEVE, from the coding sequence ATGGAAGCAGTAGCTAAATTAAAAGGTGTACAAATGTCAGCGCGCAAAATGCGCTTGGTCGTTGATTTGATCAGGGGTAAAAAAGCTTATGACGCTCTTGACATTTTGCGCTTTACAAAGAAAGAAGCAGCAGTATGGTTGGAAAAACTTCTCGTATCTGCTATTTCAAATTGGGAGCATAAATTAGGTGGTGCTGAAAGTGCTGATGATTATGATCTCGTGATCACAAGCATTAGTGCCGACCAGGGAGCGATGTTAAAACGTTTTCGTCCTGCTCCACACGGTAGAGCACACCGCATTCGTAAACATTCCTGTCATGTAACCATCGTAGTGGAAAACAGAATTCCACTGGCGGATGATGTGAAAACATTATCTGAAATCGAAGATGCCGTTACAGTAGAGGAAGTTGAATAA
- the rpsS gene encoding 30S ribosomal protein S19: MARSIKKGPYVFHKLVDQVIAVKESNKKKVIKTWSRTSMIVPDMVGQTIAVHNGKTFVPVFVTENMVGHKLGEFSPTRNFRGHSGNRK; this comes from the coding sequence ATGGCAAGATCTATTAAAAAAGGACCTTACGTTTTCCACAAATTAGTGGATCAGGTAATCGCAGTAAAAGAGTCCAACAAAAAAAAGGTGATCAAAACCTGGTCAAGAACATCAATGATCGTTCCTGACATGGTTGGTCAAACCATCGCTGTTCATAATGGCAAAACCTTTGTCCCTGTGTTTGTCACAGAAAATATGGTTGGTCATAAACTCGGTGAGTTTTCTCCTACGCGTAACTTTAGAGGACACTCAGGAAATCGTAAGTAA
- the rplB gene encoding 50S ribosomal protein L2 has translation MALKKFSPITPGTRFRLGNAFAEITADKPEKSLLAPLSKSGGRNHDGKMTMRQIGGGHKRRYRIIDFKRDKEGIPGTVKTIEYDPNRTAFIALVNYADGEKRYMIAPEGLKVGDQILSGKGAVPTVGNALYLSEIPLGSAIHAIEMDPGKGAALARSAGTNGVMMGKEGKYAVVKLPSGEVRRILLTCKATVGSTSNSDHGLQVLGKAGRKRWIGKRPRVRGVAMNPVDHPMGGGEGKSSGGHPRSRTGIMAKGQKTRNTKKASSRLIISKRKKR, from the coding sequence ATGGCACTTAAGAAATTTAGTCCGATTACTCCAGGAACGCGTTTCAGATTGGGAAATGCGTTTGCAGAAATTACTGCCGACAAACCGGAGAAGAGTTTGCTGGCGCCTTTGTCCAAATCTGGCGGACGAAACCACGACGGTAAAATGACCATGCGCCAAATTGGTGGTGGACACAAGCGTCGCTATCGTATCATTGACTTCAAAAGGGATAAGGAAGGCATCCCCGGTACGGTAAAAACTATTGAATACGATCCTAACCGTACAGCATTTATCGCTTTGGTGAATTATGCAGATGGTGAGAAAAGATATATGATCGCTCCGGAAGGCCTTAAAGTAGGCGACCAGATCTTATCAGGAAAAGGAGCTGTTCCAACTGTAGGAAACGCACTCTATTTGAGTGAAATTCCTTTGGGATCTGCTATCCACGCTATTGAAATGGATCCGGGTAAAGGTGCGGCTCTGGCGAGAAGTGCAGGAACCAATGGGGTGATGATGGGAAAAGAAGGAAAATACGCAGTAGTAAAGTTGCCTTCAGGTGAGGTGCGCAGAATACTGTTGACTTGTAAAGCAACAGTGGGATCAACTTCAAACTCAGATCACGGATTGCAAGTGCTCGGAAAAGCAGGTAGAAAACGCTGGATTGGTAAACGTCCTCGAGTAAGAGGGGTCGCAATGAACCCTGTCGATCACCCAATGGGTGGTGGTGAAGGTAAATCTTCAGGAGGGCACCCACGTTCACGTACAGGAATTATGGCCAAAGGTCAGAAAACCCGTAACACCAAAAAAGCTTCATCAAGACTTATTATTTCTAAAAGAAAGAAAAGATAA